The following are encoded together in the Daucus carota subsp. sativus chromosome 5, DH1 v3.0, whole genome shotgun sequence genome:
- the LOC108223289 gene encoding trans-cinnamate 4-monooxygenase has translation MMDFLLLEKALLGLFIATIVAITISKLRGKKLKLPPGPLPVPVFGNWLQVGDDLNHRNLVDYAKKFGEVFLLRMGQRNLVVVSSPDLAKDVLHTQGVEFGSRTRNVVFDIFTGKGQDMVFTVYGEHWRKMRRIMTVPFFTNKVVQQYRFGWEDEAARVVADVKANPEAATNGTVLRKRLQLLMYNNMYRIMFDRRFESEDDPLFLKLKALNGERSRLAQSFDYNYGDFIPILRPFLRGYLKLCQEIKDKRLKLFKDYFVDERKKFESIKRVDNNSLKCAMDHILEAQQKGEINEDNVLYIVENINVAAIETTLWSIEWGIAELVNHPEIQKKLRDEMDSVLGVGVQICEPDIHKLPYLEAVIKETLRLRMAIPLLVPHMNLHEAKLGGYDIPAESKILVNAWWLANNPAQWKNPEEFRPERFLEEERKVEANGNDFRYLPFGVGRRSCPGIILALPILGITIGRLVQNFELLPPPGQSKIDTAEKGGQFSLHILKHSTIVCKPRSF, from the exons AGCTGAAGCTGCCTCCTGGGCCTCTACCAGTTCCTGTGTTTGGTAACTGGTTGCAAGTTGGGGATGATCTTAATCATAGGAACCTGGTGGACTATGCCAAGAAGTTCGGTGAAGTGTTTCTCTTACGTATGGGACAGAGGAACCTGGTGGTTGTGTCTTCCCCTGACTTGGCTAAAGATGTGTTGCATACTCAGGGTGTTGAGTTTGGATCACGCACTCGTAACGTTGTTTTCGATATCTTTACAG GCAAGGGACAAGATATGGTGTTCACAGTGTATGGTGAGCATTGGAGGAAGATGAGGAGAATCATGACAGTTCCATTTTTCACCAACAAAGTTGTACAGCAGTACCGGTTCGGGTGGGAGGATGAGGCTGCCCGTGTTGTTGCTGATGTTAAGGCCAATCCGGAGGCGGCTACGAATGGGACTGTGTTGAGGAAGCGATTGCAGTTGCTCATGTATAACAATATGTACCGAATTATGTTTGATAGGAGGTTTGAGAGCGAAGATGATCCTTTGTTCTTGAAGCTTAAGGCATTGAATGGGGAGCGTAGTAGGCTTGCTCAGAGCTTTGATTACAATTACGGAGATTTTATCCCTATTCTTCGTCCTTTCTTGAGAGGCTATCTCAAACTCTGCCAGGAAATTAAGGACAAGAGGTTGAAGCTCTTTAAGGATTATTTCGTCGATGAGAGGAA GAAGTTTGAAAGCATTAAGAGAGTAGATAACAACAGCTTGAAGTGTGCCATGGATCACATCTTAGAAGCTCAGCAGAAAGGAGAGATCAACGAGGACAATGTCCTGTACATTGTTGAGAACATCAATGTTGCTG CAATTGAAACAACACTATGGTCAATTGAATGGGGAATTGCGGAACTAGTAAATCACCCTGAAATCCAGAAGAAGCTGAGGGATGAGATGGACTCCGTGCTTGGGGTTGGAGTGCAAATCTGTGAGCCAGACATCCACAAGCTCCCCTACCTTGAAGCTGTGATCAAAGAGACTCTTCGACTCAGAATGGCCATTCCTCTGTTAGTCCCTCACATGAACCTTCATGAAGCAAAGCTCGGGGGTTATGACATCCCGGCAGAGAGCAAAATCTTGGTGAATGCATGGTGGCTCGCCAACAATCCCGCTCAGTGGAAAAACCCGGAAGAGTTTAGGCCAGAGAGGTTCttggaagaagaaagaaaagtggaggcCAACGGAAATGATTTCAGGTACCTCCCATTCGGCGTTGGAAGGAGAAGCTGCCCTGGAATCATCCTTGCATTGCCTATTCTCGGTATCACAATCGGACGTTTGGTTCAGAATTTTGAGCTCTTGCCTCCTCCTGGACAGTCCAAGATCGACACAGCAGAGAAAGGAGGACAGTTCAGTCTACACATTTTGAAGCACTCCACCATTGTCTGCAAGCCAAGatcattttga